In the genome of cyanobacterium endosymbiont of Braarudosphaera bigelowii, one region contains:
- a CDS encoding chloride channel protein, translating to MQSYINSQHFYKWIKSQKFDISNNNNYALIEACIIGVLSAIAALLLKQGVGYLGSWRITLANNFGAIWVLPFGGLSLGYLSGWLIEKASPTAAGGGITQVKATLYRYPIPLSLKVAIVKLVGTVLVLGAGSILGRRAPTVHIGAALAAQLNSWFPTSPERRRQMIAAGAAAGLAAGFTTPIAGVLFVVEELMQDVSGLTLETSIVASFTGAVISLLLQSSTLNFPSPLLKLPNINFSVSEIPFYLLLGILAGILGALFNRGLLFSLKVQQNFNLSLSWRIGLSGMLSGTIVAILPPFFQDNAGLRIVLVTGGLSGEKILLVFIAHFFLTMLAYSANTPGGLFSPALVLGSALGYLVGDFEAFLTGTGSESTYALVGMGAFFTAVVRVPITAIVFVFELNRDFNIVLPLMITCATSYIIAENVSRGSLYDHMLKALGISTAEKSTSQNLGHELIASQIMQSKVEVLSSHLTLDDVLKKMMVSTHRGFPIMSNGKLVGIITQIDLKKLSNVSLSTPLSDFMNPDPLTIKADAFLSDILYVLDHHQFSRVPVVKENKLVGIITRTDIINAEANKVEKNILSHSRNHGSSFYTVYQTRSSIAGNNRLLLPLFNLDIDFSLLKFVISLAQKQNKEVECLQIIEVPKYNNLSRNEIFTGPDRQLLQRVEMLGYQYGVPVHTQIVITHDVKQTILDIIQKNHISSIILEWHKKNIASQIPDNKVIDILINQTSCELILIKLVLGKKDSFSELSKCNNWLIPISYESNAKQILKLLSELIQLYSSQNPPKITLCYTFSLNSKRLAHKLLEKKAKLLAKKLNCEIFPIFTRSRSTLKTVFELSSTKTYKVIVLGINQKELSNYVVQQKISKLINQHNNSTIVIIKES from the coding sequence ATGCAGTCTTATATAAATTCCCAGCATTTTTATAAATGGATAAAATCACAAAAATTTGATATCAGCAATAATAATAATTATGCCCTAATAGAAGCATGTATCATAGGCGTACTTTCAGCTATCGCTGCTTTGCTTCTAAAACAAGGAGTAGGCTATTTAGGTAGCTGGCGTATTACTTTGGCCAACAATTTTGGAGCTATATGGGTATTACCTTTTGGAGGCTTAAGTTTAGGTTATTTATCTGGCTGGTTAATTGAAAAGGCTTCTCCAACTGCAGCTGGTGGAGGAATTACTCAAGTAAAAGCTACTCTATATAGATATCCTATTCCATTATCTCTAAAGGTAGCAATTGTTAAGCTAGTTGGTACAGTTTTAGTCTTAGGAGCAGGTTCAATCCTTGGCCGTCGTGCTCCTACTGTTCACATTGGAGCTGCTTTAGCAGCACAACTTAATAGTTGGTTCCCCACTTCTCCTGAACGTAGAAGACAAATGATTGCTGCAGGAGCAGCAGCAGGTTTGGCTGCAGGTTTTACCACTCCTATCGCAGGAGTCCTTTTCGTTGTAGAGGAATTAATGCAAGATGTCTCTGGATTGACGTTAGAAACATCTATCGTCGCTTCTTTTACAGGAGCAGTAATTTCGTTACTTCTTCAATCATCAACACTTAATTTTCCTTCGCCTTTATTAAAACTTCCTAATATTAATTTTTCAGTATCTGAGATTCCATTTTATCTACTGCTAGGAATTTTAGCAGGAATTTTAGGAGCTTTGTTTAATAGAGGATTACTATTTAGTTTAAAAGTACAACAAAATTTTAATTTATCTCTATCTTGGCGTATTGGCCTATCTGGCATGCTTTCAGGTACTATAGTGGCTATTCTACCTCCTTTCTTTCAGGATAATGCTGGTTTAAGAATCGTATTAGTAACAGGAGGATTAAGTGGAGAAAAGATTTTATTAGTATTTATAGCCCACTTTTTTCTAACAATGCTTGCTTATAGCGCTAATACTCCTGGCGGATTGTTTAGCCCGGCTCTAGTTTTAGGGTCAGCATTAGGTTATTTAGTAGGGGATTTTGAAGCATTTTTAACAGGTACTGGATCAGAATCTACATATGCTTTAGTAGGTATGGGAGCTTTCTTTACAGCTGTAGTTAGGGTTCCTATTACTGCTATTGTTTTCGTTTTTGAGCTTAATAGAGATTTTAATATAGTACTTCCACTTATGATTACTTGTGCAACATCATACATAATTGCTGAAAATGTTTCTAGAGGATCGCTGTATGATCATATGTTAAAGGCTTTAGGAATTAGTACTGCTGAAAAATCAACTTCGCAGAACCTTGGCCATGAATTAATAGCATCTCAAATAATGCAGTCTAAGGTTGAAGTATTATCTAGTCACTTAACATTAGACGATGTACTTAAGAAAATGATGGTATCAACTCATCGAGGATTTCCTATAATGAGTAATGGAAAATTAGTAGGAATTATTACTCAAATAGATTTAAAGAAATTATCCAATGTTTCACTGAGTACTCCTTTATCAGATTTTATGAATCCAGATCCCTTAACTATAAAGGCAGATGCATTCTTAAGTGATATTTTATATGTTCTTGATCATCATCAATTTTCTCGAGTTCCAGTCGTGAAAGAAAATAAACTAGTAGGAATAATAACTAGAACAGACATCATTAATGCTGAAGCAAACAAAGTAGAAAAAAATATTTTAAGCCATAGTAGAAACCATGGTTCTTCATTTTATACAGTTTATCAAACCAGATCTTCTATAGCCGGAAATAATAGACTATTGCTGCCTCTTTTTAATTTAGATATAGACTTTTCTTTGCTCAAGTTTGTAATCTCGTTAGCTCAGAAACAAAATAAAGAAGTTGAATGTTTACAAATAATAGAAGTACCAAAGTATAACAATTTAAGTAGGAATGAGATATTTACTGGACCTGACCGTCAGTTACTTCAAAGAGTTGAGATGTTAGGTTATCAATATGGAGTCCCAGTTCATACTCAAATTGTTATAACTCATGATGTTAAGCAAACTATTCTGGATATTATTCAAAAAAATCATATTAGTTCAATAATTTTAGAATGGCACAAGAAAAATATAGCCTCTCAAATACCTGATAATAAAGTAATTGACATACTAATAAACCAAACTTCATGTGAGTTAATTTTAATTAAGTTAGTCTTAGGTAAAAAAGATTCATTTTCTGAGTTAAGTAAGTGTAACAATTGGCTTATTCCTATTTCTTATGAGTCTAATGCTAAGCAAATTTTAAAATTATTATCTGAGTTAATTCAATTATATTCTTCTCAAAATCCTCCCAAAATAACATTGTGTTACACATTTTCATTAAATAGTAAAAGATTAGCTCATAAATTATTAGAAAAAAAAGCAAAATTATTAGCGAAAAAGTTAAATTGTGAAATATTTCCTATTTTTACCCGTTCTCGATCAACACTCAAAACAGTATTTGAATTAAGTTCAACAAAGACATATAAAGTGATCGTATTAGGAATAAACCAAAAGGAATTGTCTAATTATGTAGTTCAACAGAAGATTTCAAAACTTATTAACCAACACAACAATAGTACTATTGTTATAATTAAAGAATCATAA
- a CDS encoding crossover junction endodeoxyribonuclease RuvC has product MSDKIWLGIDPGLAITGWAILKAHTKSTPLIIDYGVIQTNKGLSTSQRLLEIEHDLVELLSEFNFYGISIEMPFFSRTIKAAGGVIQAVGVINLACYRETQIQPVFLHQASWKRYLDSGKATKNSVAQTINQLFNLQTIPVDDSVDAIAIAYAGLSGLTNNI; this is encoded by the coding sequence ATGTCTGACAAAATTTGGTTAGGAATTGATCCAGGACTTGCTATAACTGGATGGGCAATCTTGAAAGCTCATACAAAATCGACCCCATTAATTATTGATTATGGAGTTATCCAAACAAATAAAGGTTTATCAACATCTCAAAGACTCTTAGAAATTGAACATGATTTAGTAGAGTTACTGAGTGAATTTAATTTTTATGGTATTTCAATTGAAATGCCTTTTTTTAGTCGTACTATTAAAGCTGCAGGTGGAGTAATACAAGCAGTAGGAGTAATTAACTTGGCTTGTTATCGAGAAACGCAAATTCAACCAGTTTTTCTTCACCAAGCTAGTTGGAAACGTTATTTAGACAGTGGGAAAGCTACAAAAAACAGCGTAGCACAGACTATTAATCAATTATTTAATCTACAAACAATACCTGTTGATGATAGCGTAGACGCAATCGCCATTGCATATGCAGGATTATCGGGATTGACAAACAATATTTAA
- a CDS encoding homoserine dehydrogenase: MTIKIGLLGLGVVGTGVAKIILDPSGRNSLLNEISIVKIGVRSLDKSRQIDLPPNIIGTDLESIVNDPDIDIIVELLGGLEPARTLILKAITNKKHIVTANKAVMALHGDEIYKEAYIAGINVLSEATVGGGIPIVKALKQSLGANRIESIVGIINGTTNYILTKMASTDTKFETVLMEAQALGYAESDPSADIDGLDAADKIAILASLGFGIQINRNDIYYEGIRGINSIDIKYAKQLGFVIKLLAIVKKVENNTSKKLQLRVHPTLVPREHPLAHVNGVYNAVLVEGSPLGEVMFFGEGAGSGPTASAVVSDIINIADALKKNTIIDSISPSPHRINNNSYEITSIESIKTPFYVRFLSKDLPGVIGHLGTMFGKYNVSLKSVVQIGFQGNLAEIVVITHHVDEGSFRTALNKMCTLEAIDCIPSVLRVL, translated from the coding sequence GTGACTATCAAAATTGGCTTATTAGGTTTAGGAGTAGTTGGAACGGGAGTTGCAAAAATTATACTTGATCCTTCAGGGCGTAACTCCCTTTTAAATGAAATTTCTATAGTAAAAATAGGAGTACGATCACTTGATAAATCTCGTCAGATAGATTTACCTCCAAATATAATTGGAACTGATTTAGAAAGCATAGTCAATGATCCTGATATTGATATTATAGTTGAGCTATTAGGTGGATTAGAACCGGCTAGAACACTCATTCTAAAAGCTATTACCAACAAAAAACATATTGTTACTGCAAATAAGGCAGTTATGGCACTGCATGGAGATGAAATTTATAAAGAAGCTTATATAGCTGGTATAAATGTCTTATCAGAAGCTACTGTTGGAGGAGGTATTCCTATTGTGAAAGCTCTCAAACAGTCTTTAGGTGCCAATCGCATTGAAAGTATTGTTGGTATAATTAATGGCACCACAAATTATATTTTGACAAAAATGGCTTCTACAGACACTAAATTTGAAACAGTTCTGATGGAAGCACAAGCATTAGGATATGCAGAATCTGATCCAAGTGCTGATATTGATGGATTAGATGCAGCTGATAAAATTGCTATCTTAGCTTCTTTAGGATTTGGAATACAAATCAATAGAAATGACATTTATTATGAAGGTATTCGTGGGATTAACTCTATAGACATAAAATATGCTAAGCAATTAGGATTCGTAATTAAATTATTAGCAATTGTAAAGAAAGTTGAAAATAATACTTCTAAAAAATTACAATTAAGAGTACATCCCACTTTGGTTCCCAGAGAACATCCTTTGGCTCATGTAAATGGAGTATATAACGCAGTATTAGTAGAAGGAAGTCCTTTAGGAGAAGTCATGTTTTTTGGAGAAGGTGCTGGTTCTGGGCCTACAGCTAGTGCAGTAGTATCTGATATTATAAATATTGCGGATGCTCTTAAGAAAAATACAATTATTGATTCTATTAGCCCTTCACCACATCGTATTAATAATAATTCATACGAGATAACTTCTATAGAATCAATTAAGACTCCTTTCTATGTTCGTTTTCTTAGCAAAGATCTACCTGGTGTTATAGGACATTTAGGAACAATGTTTGGTAAATATAATGTTAGTCTAAAGTCAGTTGTACAAATTGGTTTTCAGGGAAACTTAGCTGAAATTGTTGTTATTACTCATCATGTTGATGAAGGTTCTTTTCGTACTGCTCTTAATAAAATGTGTACTTTAGAAGCTATTGATTGTATTCCAAGTGTTTTACGAGTTTTATGA
- a CDS encoding phosphate ABC transporter permease, with protein MLVPLTREAFEQLIPLVATGTQYSFYWGKWRDLLQRSFISLIILIITWVLGNLFGSEWLTIKFVFYIISGSYWLWAPILWASIKNRSYRIYPYCGFWSGKVLDVFITEELIREEQTVNKFGELIVIENKKRLINIEVGDDKGFAAIVKMPVDRLLQVIKPGESAEMLVISKVPNLSRITKVTDVYLPRHNLWVGKYPYLRRDIFKQISKNLKIKN; from the coding sequence ATGTTAGTTCCTTTAACTCGTGAAGCCTTTGAACAACTAATTCCTCTTGTCGCTACTGGAACCCAATATTCATTTTATTGGGGAAAGTGGCGTGATTTATTACAAAGATCCTTTATTTCTTTAATTATATTGATAATAACTTGGGTATTAGGAAATTTATTTGGCTCAGAGTGGCTAACTATAAAGTTTGTTTTCTATATCATTTCTGGATCTTACTGGCTATGGGCACCTATTTTATGGGCTTCTATTAAAAATAGAAGTTATCGTATTTATCCATATTGTGGTTTTTGGAGCGGAAAAGTATTAGATGTTTTTATTACTGAGGAGCTTATCAGAGAGGAGCAAACTGTCAATAAGTTTGGAGAATTAATTGTTATTGAAAACAAAAAACGATTGATCAATATTGAAGTCGGAGATGATAAAGGTTTTGCAGCAATAGTCAAAATGCCTGTTGATCGTCTTTTGCAAGTTATTAAACCTGGTGAGTCTGCAGAAATGTTAGTTATTTCCAAAGTTCCGAACTTAAGCCGTATTACTAAAGTAACAGATGTTTATCTACCTAGACATAATTTATGGGTGGGTAAGTATCCTTATCTTCGCCGTGATATTTTTAAACAAATTAGTAAAAACCTAAAAATAAAAAATTAA
- the groL gene encoding chaperonin GroEL (60 kDa chaperone family; promotes refolding of misfolded polypeptides especially under stressful conditions; forms two stacked rings of heptamers to form a barrel-shaped 14mer; ends can be capped by GroES; misfolded proteins enter the barrel where they are refolded when GroES binds), with protein sequence MAKIVSFGDQSRRSLERGVNSLANAVKITLGPKGRNVLLEKKFGAPQIVNDGITVAKEIELEDPLENAGAKLIQEIASKTKEIAGDGTTTATVIGQALIREGLKNVIAGANPVALRRGMDKTVAYLVKEIESIAKPVEGEAIAQVATVSAGNDLEVGKMIALAMDKVTKDGVITVEESKSLNTELEIVEGMQIDRGYLSPYFITDQERQQVEFDDALILITDKKISAIADLVPILEGVAKAGKPLLIIAEDVDGEALATLVVNKARGVLNVAAIKAPAFGDRRKSVLQDIAILTGGSVISEEVGLTLDTVSVDMLGTASKITIVKENTTIVANTDPKTTSAVQKRVEQLRKQAAETDSEYDSEKLQERIAKLAGGVAVIKVGAATETELKDRKLRIEDALNATKAAVEEGIVPGGGTTLIHLAIKTAEFINNLGNEEEKLAANIVAKALEEPLRQLSNNAGFEGSVIVEKVRNTDFNIGYNATTGVFENMIAAGIIDPAKVVRSALQNASSIAGMLLTTEALVVEKPDPEAEAAAPDMGGMGGMGGMGGMGGMGGMGGMGGMGGMGGMGF encoded by the coding sequence ATGGCGAAAATTGTATCATTTGGCGATCAATCTAGACGCTCTCTAGAGCGAGGAGTTAATTCTCTTGCTAATGCTGTAAAAATTACCCTTGGTCCAAAAGGACGTAACGTATTATTAGAAAAAAAATTTGGTGCACCTCAAATCGTTAATGACGGAATTACTGTCGCTAAAGAGATTGAATTAGAAGATCCTTTAGAAAATGCAGGAGCTAAATTAATTCAAGAAATTGCTTCTAAGACTAAGGAAATAGCTGGAGATGGTACTACTACTGCTACAGTAATTGGCCAAGCTCTAATTAGAGAAGGACTTAAAAATGTTATTGCTGGGGCTAACCCTGTAGCCTTGCGACGGGGTATGGATAAGACAGTTGCTTATCTAGTTAAAGAAATTGAGTCAATTGCTAAGCCTGTTGAGGGTGAAGCTATAGCTCAAGTCGCAACTGTATCTGCAGGTAATGATTTAGAAGTCGGTAAAATGATTGCTTTGGCTATGGATAAAGTTACGAAAGACGGAGTAATAACTGTTGAAGAATCTAAGTCACTTAATACAGAGCTAGAAATAGTAGAAGGAATGCAGATTGATCGTGGTTATTTGTCTCCTTATTTTATAACCGATCAAGAACGTCAACAAGTTGAATTCGATGATGCATTAATTTTAATTACTGATAAAAAAATTAGTGCAATTGCTGATTTAGTACCTATTCTTGAAGGTGTTGCCAAGGCTGGTAAGCCATTATTGATAATTGCTGAAGATGTTGATGGAGAAGCTTTAGCAACCTTAGTAGTTAATAAAGCAAGAGGAGTATTAAATGTTGCGGCTATAAAAGCTCCCGCTTTTGGAGATAGAAGAAAATCTGTACTTCAAGATATAGCAATCTTAACTGGGGGAAGCGTAATTTCTGAAGAAGTAGGACTAACTTTGGATACAGTTTCTGTAGATATGTTAGGTACAGCAAGTAAAATTACTATAGTCAAGGAAAATACTACTATAGTAGCTAATACTGACCCTAAAACTACTTCTGCAGTACAAAAACGTGTTGAACAATTGCGTAAGCAGGCAGCAGAAACAGATTCTGAATATGATAGCGAAAAGCTACAAGAACGCATTGCTAAGTTAGCAGGTGGAGTAGCTGTTATTAAAGTTGGGGCTGCTACAGAAACAGAATTAAAGGACCGTAAACTTCGTATCGAAGATGCTCTTAATGCAACAAAAGCTGCAGTAGAAGAGGGTATTGTTCCTGGAGGTGGAACTACACTAATTCATTTAGCGATTAAAACTGCAGAATTCATAAATAATTTAGGTAATGAAGAAGAAAAATTGGCAGCTAATATTGTGGCAAAAGCTTTAGAAGAACCTTTACGCCAATTATCTAATAATGCTGGATTTGAAGGATCTGTTATAGTCGAAAAAGTACGAAATACAGATTTTAATATTGGCTATAACGCAACAACAGGAGTCTTTGAAAATATGATTGCTGCAGGTATCATTGATCCTGCTAAAGTTGTTCGCTCTGCTTTGCAAAATGCTTCGTCTATTGCAGGCATGCTACTGACTACAGAAGCTTTAGTAGTTGAAAAACCTGATCCTGAAGCTGAAGCTGCTGCTCCTGATATGGGCGGCATGGGTGGCATGGGCGGCATGGGCGGCATGGGCGGCATGGGCGGCATGGGCGGCATGGGCGGCATGGGCGGCATGGGCGGCATGGGCTTCTAA
- a CDS encoding glycosyltransferase family 2 protein, translated as MEPIIFNSSQNSVTVSVVIPIFNEKDTLETLINNISNSLIDKYSYEIICIDDGSEDGSTDILRQLAKKRKDLKAIILRRNYGQTPAMAAGFKNAEGNIIISLDGDLQNDPADIPRLINKLNEGYDLVSGWRNNRQDNTFTRLLPSKIANIIIAKLTGVSLHDYGCSLKAYRSELVADMNLYGELHRFIPALAYIEGARITELAVNHNPRRFGVSKYGLGRTFPVIMDLFTILFIKKFLTRPMHIFGCLGLTLMTLGLSSSIYLSIIKILGQDIGVRPLLILSVLLILTGVQLLSFGLLAELVMRTYHESQKRPIYRVREVIS; from the coding sequence ATGGAACCTATAATATTTAACTCATCCCAGAATTCTGTGACTGTATCAGTAGTTATCCCAATTTTTAATGAAAAAGATACATTAGAGACTTTGATAAACAATATTTCTAATTCTCTAATTGATAAATATTCCTATGAAATTATTTGTATTGATGATGGTTCTGAAGATGGCTCTACAGATATTTTAAGACAGCTTGCAAAAAAGAGAAAAGACTTAAAGGCTATTATTTTACGACGCAATTATGGCCAAACACCCGCTATGGCAGCAGGATTTAAAAATGCTGAAGGTAATATTATTATTAGCTTAGATGGTGATCTACAAAATGATCCGGCAGATATCCCTCGTCTTATCAACAAACTAAACGAAGGTTATGATTTAGTTAGTGGTTGGCGTAATAATCGTCAAGATAACACTTTCACTCGTCTTCTCCCTTCAAAAATTGCCAACATAATTATTGCTAAATTAACAGGCGTAAGCCTTCATGATTATGGCTGTTCATTAAAAGCTTATCGCTCAGAATTAGTAGCAGATATGAATTTATATGGAGAATTACATCGTTTTATACCAGCTTTAGCTTATATAGAAGGAGCTAGAATAACAGAATTAGCTGTGAATCATAACCCTCGTCGTTTTGGTGTAAGTAAATATGGACTGGGAAGAACATTTCCCGTTATTATGGATTTGTTCACTATTCTTTTTATAAAAAAATTTTTAACTCGTCCAATGCATATTTTTGGTTGCTTGGGCCTAACATTAATGACTTTAGGTCTATCTAGTAGCATTTATTTATCAATTATTAAAATTTTAGGACAAGACATTGGAGTACGGCCTCTATTAATTTTATCTGTACTATTAATTTTAACCGGAGTACAACTATTGAGCTTTGGTCTATTGGCAGAATTAGTAATGCGTACTTATCATGAGTCACAAAAACGTCCAATTTATAGAGTACGTGAAGTTATTAGTTAA
- the rsmA gene encoding 16S rRNA (adenine(1518)-N(6)/adenine(1519)-N(6))-dimethyltransferase RsmA, whose amino-acid sequence MIYPRKRFGQHWLKDNAILNKIIESAHLSNIDKVLEIGPGTGILTRRLLSQVSSLTAVEVDWDLYKQLIKKFHNYDNLLLLQRDILKIDLSVEISKNNLFWPINKVVANIPYNITNPILEKLLGSIPNPYHSPYEIIVLLVQKEVAKRITASPGDKAYGALSAKIQYLARCNYICDVSCKAFYPIPKVDSAIITLHPHTLNSSVLNPSYLESLINLGFSNRRKMLHNNLKNTIDIKYLIEFLEKTNLDLKIRAENLSINQWIELSNYLYPLKDK is encoded by the coding sequence ATGATTTATCCTCGTAAACGATTTGGACAACATTGGCTAAAAGATAATGCAATTTTAAATAAGATTATAGAATCTGCTCATCTTAGTAATATTGATAAAGTTTTAGAAATTGGTCCAGGAACAGGTATCTTAACCCGTCGTCTTTTATCCCAAGTTTCTTCTCTTACCGCAGTCGAAGTAGATTGGGACTTATATAAACAATTAATAAAAAAATTCCATAATTATGACAATTTACTATTGTTACAAAGAGATATTCTTAAAATAGATTTATCTGTAGAAATCAGTAAGAACAATCTTTTCTGGCCTATCAATAAAGTAGTTGCAAATATTCCTTATAACATCACTAATCCTATTTTAGAAAAATTGTTAGGTAGTATTCCTAATCCTTATCATTCTCCTTATGAAATAATAGTTTTATTAGTTCAAAAAGAAGTTGCAAAAAGAATTACTGCTTCACCTGGTGATAAAGCATATGGGGCACTATCAGCAAAAATACAATATTTAGCTCGCTGCAATTATATTTGTGATGTTTCTTGTAAGGCATTTTATCCTATTCCAAAGGTAGATTCTGCTATTATTACTCTTCACCCTCACACTCTAAATAGTTCTGTTTTAAATCCATCATATTTAGAAAGTTTAATTAACTTAGGTTTTTCTAATCGCCGCAAGATGTTACATAATAATTTGAAAAATACAATAGATATCAAATACCTGATTGAATTTCTGGAAAAAACAAATCTTGATCTCAAAATAAGAGCAGAGAATCTTAGTATAAATCAATGGATAGAACTAAGTAATTATTTATATCCTTTAAAAGATAAATAA
- a CDS encoding glycosyltransferase family 2 protein, with product MSKHQPLFTNITHCCNRLAVLIPCKNESLTIGNVVNQFRKELPNAKIYVYDNLSTDDTVIQAKKAGAIVRYESQPGKGNVVRRMFADIDADLYILVDGDNTYEVEAISFLISKLISEKLDMIVGARRSTITNKQVYRLGHRSGNIFLTGVVEFLFGAKVKDMLSGYRIFSRRFVKSFPAFSSGFEIETELTIHTLELKIPFAEEYTAYGSRPPGSESKLKTLTDGWRVLGTAILLFKEVKPFLFFSIISSLLGILSVMIGFPLITTYLSTGLVPRLPTAILTVAIMLLAFLSFTCGLILDSVARGRLEVKRMAYLSHSEISYE from the coding sequence ATGTCAAAGCATCAACCTTTATTTACAAACATTACTCATTGCTGTAATCGTTTAGCAGTGTTGATTCCTTGTAAAAATGAGAGTTTAACTATTGGTAATGTAGTAAATCAATTTCGTAAAGAGTTACCAAACGCTAAGATTTATGTTTATGATAATCTTTCTACCGATGATACTGTAATCCAAGCCAAAAAAGCTGGTGCTATAGTTCGATATGAATCTCAGCCAGGTAAAGGTAATGTTGTTCGACGAATGTTTGCTGATATTGATGCGGATTTATATATTTTGGTAGACGGAGATAATACATATGAGGTAGAAGCAATATCATTTCTAATATCAAAATTAATCTCTGAAAAACTTGATATGATTGTTGGAGCTCGTCGTTCTACAATTACTAATAAACAAGTTTATCGATTAGGGCATCGTAGTGGAAATATTTTTCTTACTGGAGTTGTTGAATTTCTATTTGGTGCAAAAGTTAAAGACATGCTTTCAGGATATCGTATATTTTCTCGTAGATTTGTTAAATCATTTCCAGCTTTTTCATCTGGCTTTGAAATTGAAACTGAACTTACAATTCATACACTAGAGTTAAAAATTCCTTTTGCAGAAGAATATACTGCTTACGGTTCAAGACCTCCTGGTTCAGAAAGCAAATTAAAAACACTTACTGATGGATGGAGAGTTCTAGGAACAGCTATATTGCTTTTTAAAGAAGTAAAGCCTTTTTTGTTTTTTAGTATTATCTCTTCTCTATTGGGAATATTATCAGTTATGATTGGATTTCCTTTAATTACGACTTATCTAAGTACAGGTTTAGTTCCTAGATTACCAACAGCTATTCTCACTGTTGCTATTATGTTACTTGCTTTTCTTAGTTTTACGTGTGGTTTAATTCTTGATTCTGTAGCTCGTGGCCGATTGGAAGTTAAGCGAATGGCATACTTATCTCACTCAGAAATTAGTTATGAGTAA
- a CDS encoding Tab2/Atab2 family RNA-binding protein translates to MKKVWELDFYSRPNFFDNNKKLWEVLICKTPTNFDKSFNSCFKFSQLCPSNTVNSIWLRQAIEKAIEKAGESPDLIRFFRHQMHNMIVKACTDAKIEAIPSRRTFALNYWIDRREKKFQSIKSQNKNKVSTTCVTNNDSNIVSLPDTLKDNQFNQYLFVDLKVSDFNHIHEWNINFGENYAISPYNLTPQTTVPGLIFFSSRALPMAAWLSAFELVSLRFDKKNNSILYLETGLNDRSTLTILKNIQLIQKAQNFQKKKENSKGIHFLAIQPNPNVEFFSGFWLLKDDLVNKM, encoded by the coding sequence ATGAAAAAGGTATGGGAATTAGATTTTTATTCACGTCCAAATTTCTTTGATAACAATAAAAAACTATGGGAGGTCTTAATTTGCAAGACTCCTACAAATTTTGATAAATCATTTAATAGTTGTTTTAAATTTTCCCAGTTGTGCCCTTCAAATACAGTTAATTCTATTTGGTTACGTCAGGCTATTGAAAAAGCAATAGAAAAAGCTGGAGAAAGTCCAGATTTAATTCGTTTCTTTCGTCACCAAATGCATAATATGATCGTGAAGGCTTGTACAGATGCAAAAATTGAGGCTATCCCAAGCCGTAGAACATTTGCTCTTAATTACTGGATAGATAGGCGAGAAAAAAAATTTCAGTCTATAAAAAGCCAAAATAAAAATAAAGTTTCTACAACATGTGTAACTAACAACGATTCTAATATAGTCTCTTTGCCTGATACTTTAAAAGATAATCAATTTAATCAATATTTATTTGTTGACTTAAAAGTTTCTGATTTTAATCATATACATGAATGGAATATTAATTTTGGAGAAAATTATGCAATTTCGCCATATAATCTAACTCCACAGACTACAGTCCCTGGTTTAATTTTCTTTTCTTCAAGAGCTCTTCCAATGGCAGCCTGGTTATCTGCTTTTGAGTTAGTTTCCCTAAGATTTGATAAAAAAAATAACTCGATCCTCTATCTAGAGACAGGATTAAATGATAGATCAACATTAACTATTTTGAAAAATATTCAGCTAATCCAAAAAGCTCAAAACTTTCAAAAAAAGAAAGAGAATTCAAAAGGAATACATTTTCTCGCCATTCAGCCTAATCCTAATGTAGAGTTTTTTAGTGGATTCTGGCTTTTAAAAGACGATCTAGTCAATAAAATGTAA